In Coregonus clupeaformis isolate EN_2021a chromosome 7, ASM2061545v1, whole genome shotgun sequence, one genomic interval encodes:
- the LOC121569368 gene encoding transmembrane protein 241 — MHFKRHVTGLIFCLFYVVSYFTNKYVLSVLKFTYPTLFQGWQTFIGGLLLLLSGKLGLVDISGFPRSAALSWLPGSLLFVGNIYAGSRALSRLPIPFFFTLHNASEVVNCLILKLTQRERIPWMKLLSVSLLLMSAINLPVYDPQFDPGGYMWALAHIFCVGAYRVFKTHFKSSHLSDLEQQYINYLFSVLLLAFAAHPTGDLFGALEFPFLLSPRFHSGCCASALLGFFLLLASVKLKSGLPLEHCGVWIFLSKVFATCLSPLVFNIEVNMPSFCCVFFSHVGEALLVYSESTSQVQ, encoded by the exons ATGCATTTCAAAAGACATGTTACTGGTcttatattttgtttattttatgtAGTATCGTATTTCACGAATAAG TATGTCCTGTCTGTCTTGAAATTCACATATCCAACCCTATTTCAGGG ATGGCAGACTTTTATTGGGGGCCTACTGCTTCTGCTCTCTGGGAAGCTTGGATTGGTGGACATAAGTGGTTTTCCCAG GTCAGCAGCACTTTCCTGGCTTCCGGGATCACTCCTGTTTGTAGGGAATATTTATGCTGGGTCCAGAGCTCTTTCACGCTTG CCTATCCCTTTCTTCTTCACTCTTCATAATGCTTCTGAAGTGGTGAATTGCCTGATCCTGAAGTTAACCCAGAGGGAG CGAATTCCATGGATGAAGCTTTTAAG TGTGAGTCTGCTGTTGATGTCGGCCATCAACCTCCCCGTCTATGACCCTCAGTTTGACCCTGGTGGTTACATGTGGGCCTTGGCACATATCTTCTGTGTTG GTGCCTATAGAGTGTTCAAGACACACTTCAAGTCCAGTCATTTGAG TGACCTTGAACAACAATACATCAACTATTTGTTCAG TGTGTTGCTGCTAGCCTTCGCTGCGCACCCTACTG GTGACCTATTCGGTGCCTTGGAATTCCCTTTCCTCCTGTCCCCAAGATTCCACAGTGGCTGTTGTGCCAG TGCCTTGTTGGGTTTTTTCTTGCTGTTGGCATCAGTCAAACTAAAGAGTGGTTTACCCCTTGAGCACTGCGGGGTCTGGATCTTTTTGTCCAAG GTGTTTGCCACATGCCTATCCCCACTTGTTTTCAACATTGAAGTTAACATGCCATCTTTCTGCTG TGTCTTCTTCAGCCATGTTGGAGAAGCCCTGCTGGTGTACTCTGAAAGTACTTCCCAAGTGCAATGA
- the LOC121570190 gene encoding DNA endonuclease RBBP8-like produces the protein MSSSVLSGSSPGSSGVSESTDLFRDLWGRLKECHDSALQGLQTKVNKLKKERCLDAQRLEEFYSRHQQLREQHKTLQDTVTVLEDRLRAGLCDRCSVTEEHMRKKQVEFEKGRQQNIRLIAKIMTERNSLQDENRKLSLELDRLNGSLSASPEPEGAVISDSPLQQISLPVVSKMRKETHHVCYAEKSLSQSESSALHGQSASYKEIHKCKWPNPQRKGPFLGCPSTTITEDGPPSILPRLKLSPANAHQCHQEGIARVAPLRATSTPCGLSHRELERGKRRRKSGEKEEDEEVVDKPLDLSDSPQKALVPPLNAQRGSSIPGAENQDRGQKHHILFKHPSTSPSDEQSKNVSLSHQTHNVHHEPIRKRSREDTENLKQTSVLQANPCARVKRSPPQDNNGTASTTLPSDAPETPLGKAKLMPAEQTWSLDPESALSQYDVDTPTPAEPLCEGETVDMDCTFVSHSLLLRGAPRTSSVTGIGQRANDRLAEIFDRTGYEEYESCPQHDGSYLDKEEPHRGEEGHKDAHMPQPGTPNGEHKDSKNLSFAHVEVVRKKAERRKLKGHTCKECEIYYADLPEAERVKKLSACSRHRFRYLPPSTPENFWEVGFPSTQTCVDRGYIKEDNDPEQRLRRRRPYNAMFSPKGKEQKT, from the exons ATGAGCAGTTCTGTGCTAAGTGGGAGCAGCCCCGGCTCCAGTGGGGTCTCGGAATCCACTGACCTCTTCAGGGACCTATGGGGTCGACTCAAAGAATGTCACGATAGTGCACTGCAAG GTTTGCAAACCAAAGTGAACAAGCTAAAGAAGGAGCGATGTTT AGATGCCCAAAGACTGGAGGAGTTCTACAGTAGACACCAGCAGCTGAGGGAGCAGCACAAAACCCTGCAGGACACTGTCACAGTTCTGGAGGACAG gcTGCGGGCAGGGCTGTGTGATCGCTGTTCCGTCACAGAGGAGCACATGAGGAAGAAGCAGGTGGAGTTTGAGAAAGGCCGTCAGCAGAACATACGCCTCATCGCAAAGATCA TGACAGAGAGGAACAGCCTGCAGGATGAGAACAGAAAGCTGAGTCTTGAGTTGGATAGGCTGAATGGATCTCT CTCAGCGTCTCCTGAGCCAGAGGGAGCGGTGATCTCAGACTCTCCACTGCAGCAGATCTCCCTGCCTGTGGTCAGCAAGATGAGGAAGGAGACCCACCATGTCTGCTACGCCGAGAAGTCCCTGTCTCAGTCCGAGAGCTCAGCGCTCCACGGTCAGTCTGCTTCATACAAAGAAATACATAAATGTAAATGGCCTAACCCCCAGAGAAAGGGTCCCTTCCTGGGCTGCCCCAGCACCACCATCACTGAGGACGGCCCCCCGTCCATCCTTCCCCGCCTGAAGCTCAGCCCCGCCAACGCCCATCAGTGCCACCAGGAGGGGATAGCCCGCGTCGCACCACTTAGAGCCACCTCCACCCCATGTGGCCTCTCTCACCGAGagctggagagagggaagaggaggaggaaaagcGGTGagaaggaggaagatgaggaagtgGTTGACAAGCCTCTGGACCTTTCCGACTCCCCACAGAAAGCCCTGGTGCCTCCGCTCAATGCCCAGAGAGGTAGCAGCATCCCTGGGGCAGAGAACCAAGACAGAGGCCAAAAGCATCACATCCTATTTAagcatccctccacctctccaagtGATGAACAATCCAAAAATGTGTCGCTTAGTCACCAG ACCCACAATGTCCACCACGAGCCAATCAGAAAGCGGAGTCGGGAGGATACTGAGAATCTGAAGCAGACCTCTGTCCTGCAGGCCAACCCCTGTGCTCGTGTGAAGAGGAGCCCTCCGCAGGACAACAACGGTACTGCATCAACAACGCTGCCCTCCGATGCCCCTGAAACGCCACTGGGAAAAG CCAAGCTGATGCCAGCAGAGCAGACGTGGAGTCTGGACCCAGAGTCAGCCCTCTCCCAGTATGATGTAGACACCCCTACTCCAGCAGAG cccctCTGTGAAGGCGAGACTGTTGATATGGACTGCACCTTCGTCAGCCACAGCCTGCTTCTCCGAGGAGCTCCAAGAACCAGCTCTGTTACTG GGATTGGTCAGAGGGCCAACGACCGCTTGGCTGAGATATTCGACAGAACAGGCTACGAGGAGTACGAGTCGTGTCCTCAGCATGACGGCTCATATCTGGACAAAGAGGAGCCCCATCGTGGGGAGGAAGGACATAAGGATG CACACATGCCTCAACCTGGAACGCCCAATGGAGAACACAAAGACAG TAAAAACCTATCGTTTGCACACGTGGAGGTGGTCCGCAAGAAAGCTGAGAGGAGGAAACTCAAGGGGCACACATGTAAAGAGTGTGAAATC TACTATGCTGACCTTCCAGAGGCAGAGAGGGTGAAGAAGTTGTCAGCCTGTTCTCGGCACCGCTTCCGTTATCTTCCTCCATCAACCCCAGAGAACTTTTGGGAAGTCGGCTTCCCTTCAACACAAACCTGTGTGGACAGAG GTTATATAAAAGAAGATAATGATCCAGAGCAGCGCTTAAGGAGGAGGAGACCTTACAATGCCATGTTCTCACCCAAAGGCAAAGAGCAGAAGACTTGA